The following proteins are co-located in the Bombus pascuorum chromosome 3, iyBomPasc1.1, whole genome shotgun sequence genome:
- the LOC132905583 gene encoding dehydrogenase/reductase SDR family protein 7-like, whose amino-acid sequence MREETLKGWHLIWWLFTLLGFPITIPWLIYHFFDIMQRKRRKSMLSGKVVIITGASSGLGEALAHVFYDCGCKLILISRRKEELQRVKNDLLNIHVTIPTHPPVIVPLDLTNINSLQTEVSKMIDIHGKIDILINNAGISYRGEVVNTNMDVDIKVMLTNYFAQIALTKAVLPYMIQQKSGHIICVSSIQGKISIPYRSAYAASKYALQAWCDCCRAEMYDQNIKVTTVSPGYVKTSLSQNALTGNGQIYGVMDKNTQEGYSPEYVADCILKAVLKGEKDVLIAPFIPKFAVYLRTLCPSLYFWIMQKRAKKGKES is encoded by the exons ATGAGAGAAGAAACATTAAAAGGTTGGCATCTTATATGGTGGTTATTTACGTTACTTGGATTTCCAATTACTATCCCATGGTTGATATATCATTTCTTTGATATAATgcaacgaaaaagaagaaaaagtatgTTAAGTGGGAag GTTGTGATAATAACTGGAGCCAGTTCTGGATTAGGAGAGGCATTAGCGCATGTTTTCTATGACTGTGGCTGTaaacttattttaatttctaggAGAAAGGAGGAATTGCAAAGAGTGAAAAATGACTTATTGAATATTCATGTC ACGATACCAACTCATCCTCCAGTAATTGTACCATTAGATCTAACTAATATCAATTCTCTACAAACTGAAGTTTCAAAAATGATAGATATCCATGGAAAGATTGATATTTTGATTAACAATGCTGGCATTTCTTATAGAGGTGAAGTTGTTAATACAAATATGGATGTAGATATAAAAGTAATGCTTACAAATTACTTTGCTCAAATTGCTTTGACAAAAG CTGTCCTCCCATATATGATTCAGCAGAAGTCAGGTCACATAATATGTGTTAGTAGCATACAGGGAAAAATTTCGATACCATACAG gTCTGCATATGCAGCTTCTAAATATGCATTGCAAGCCTGGTGCGATTGTTGTAGAGCAGAAATGTATGaccaaaatataaaagttacaacTGTTAGTCCTGGTTATGTAAAAACTTCTCTTTCACAGAATGCATTAACAGGAAATGGGCAAATTTATGGAG TAATGGATAAAAACACACAAGAGGGATATTCTCCAGAATATGTAGCagattgtattttaaaagcagtattgaaaggagaaaaagatgTACTTATTGCACCATTTATTCCAAAATTTGCAGTATATTTACGCACTTTATGTCCATCATTGTATTTCTGGATAATGCAAAAACGAGCTAAGAAGGGAAAAGAATCATAA